In the genome of Tannockella kyphosi, one region contains:
- a CDS encoding anthranilate synthase component II, with amino-acid sequence MILLIDNYDSFSYNLYQLIGSIEPNIQVVRNDKITIAKIEQLNPESIFLSPGPGHPRDAGKCVEIIQKLGTKYPIFGVCLGHQAICHAYGATVSHASKLMHGKTSEATINTKALIFQEMEEKMIVARYHSLSAKPDTIPDCLEVIARSEDGDIMAIQHCQNTVFGVQFHPESILTPEGKKIIENFIGGYRK; translated from the coding sequence ATGATTTTACTAATTGATAATTATGATAGTTTTTCTTATAACTTATACCAATTAATTGGCTCAATAGAGCCAAACATACAAGTAGTTCGAAATGATAAAATAACGATAGCAAAAATTGAACAATTAAATCCAGAGTCTATCTTTTTATCACCAGGACCAGGACATCCTAGAGATGCAGGAAAATGTGTGGAAATAATTCAAAAATTAGGTACTAAATATCCAATCTTTGGAGTCTGTTTAGGACATCAAGCAATATGTCATGCATATGGAGCAACAGTATCGCATGCAAGTAAATTAATGCATGGAAAAACATCAGAGGCAACCATCAATACAAAGGCACTTATCTTTCAAGAGATGGAAGAAAAGATGATTGTTGCTAGATATCATTCACTTAGTGCAAAACCAGACACGATACCGGATTGTTTAGAAGTGATAGCAAGAAGTGAAGATGGCGATATTATGGCAATACAACATTGTCAAAATACTGTATTTGGGGTACAGTTCCATCCAGAATCAATCCTTACACCAGAGGGAAAGAAAATTATAGAAAATTTTATAGGGGGATATAGAAA
- the trpE gene encoding anthranilate synthase component I gives MIVPSLEEIQSMELDQYQRVPLKMELFADNLTPIKALKKLKYVSIHSFLLESAERKEYWGRYTFLGFQPTLEVSCLEGVVEIKKESGSTQTKEDPSKVIREILKNNLAPKLENFPPFSGGLVGYFSYDYMKYSEPSLVLDAKDEEGFKDVDLMLFDKVIAFDHYKQKINIIVNIELKDLETNYQKGIKEIEDIASILLQGKSYQAEKLTLTSEFTPLFNQKEFCEMVQKAKQSIYEGDIFQVVLSNRLQASIKGSLLDTYRVLRTTNPSPYMFYFSSDDVEIAGASPETLVSLKEGILHTFPLAGTRPRGDTQEEDLLLEQSLLNDPKEVAEHNMLVDLGRNDIGKISQIGSVEVEKYMSIERFSHVMHIGSTVKGILKKEYDALDAINSILPAGTLSGAPKLRACQIINELENNKRGIYGGAIGYIDFNGNLDTCIAIRLAFLKNNKVFIRSGAGIVADSDPVSEYHECIHKAKAVMEALKESEGGIDYDFTN, from the coding sequence ATGATAGTACCAAGTTTAGAAGAAATACAATCAATGGAATTAGATCAATATCAAAGAGTACCATTAAAAATGGAATTATTTGCAGACAATCTAACACCGATCAAAGCACTGAAAAAATTAAAATATGTAAGTATTCATAGCTTTCTTTTAGAAAGTGCAGAAAGAAAAGAATATTGGGGCAGATATACTTTTCTAGGATTTCAACCAACTTTGGAAGTAAGTTGTCTGGAGGGAGTTGTAGAAATAAAAAAAGAATCAGGAAGCACACAGACGAAAGAGGATCCTTCTAAAGTAATTAGAGAAATACTTAAAAACAATTTAGCTCCTAAATTAGAAAATTTCCCACCTTTTAGTGGTGGATTAGTAGGTTACTTCAGTTATGACTATATGAAATATAGTGAACCTAGCTTAGTATTAGATGCAAAAGATGAAGAAGGATTTAAAGATGTTGATCTTATGTTATTTGATAAAGTAATCGCATTTGATCATTACAAACAAAAAATAAATATTATTGTAAACATAGAATTAAAAGATTTAGAAACAAATTATCAAAAAGGGATAAAAGAAATAGAAGATATTGCTTCTATATTATTACAAGGAAAATCTTATCAAGCAGAGAAACTAACATTAACTAGTGAATTCACACCATTATTTAATCAAAAAGAATTCTGTGAAATGGTACAAAAAGCAAAACAGTCTATTTATGAAGGAGACATCTTTCAAGTAGTTCTATCCAATCGATTACAAGCTTCTATCAAAGGAAGTTTATTAGATACTTATCGAGTTTTAAGAACAACAAACCCATCACCTTATATGTTTTACTTTTCTAGTGATGATGTAGAAATAGCAGGAGCATCTCCAGAAACCTTAGTCAGTTTAAAAGAAGGTATCCTACATACATTTCCTTTAGCTGGAACAAGACCTAGAGGGGACACTCAAGAAGAAGATCTATTATTAGAACAAAGTTTATTAAATGATCCTAAAGAAGTAGCAGAACACAATATGTTAGTAGACTTAGGTAGAAATGATATTGGTAAAATTAGTCAAATTGGTTCAGTAGAAGTAGAAAAATATATGTCGATAGAAAGATTTTCTCATGTTATGCATATTGGTTCTACTGTAAAAGGAATACTAAAAAAAGAATATGATGCACTAGATGCTATTAACTCTATCTTACCTGCAGGAACATTATCAGGAGCACCAAAACTGAGAGCATGTCAAATTATTAATGAACTAGAAAACAATAAAAGAGGTATTTATGGAGGTGCAATTGGATATATTGATTTTAATGGAAACTTAGATACTTGTATTGCAATTCGTTTAGCATTCTTAAAAAATAACAAAGTGTTTATTCGTTCTGGAGCAGGTATCGTAGCAGATAGTGATCCTGTTAGTGAATATCATGAATGTATTCATAAAGCCAAAGCAGTAATGGAAGCTTTAAAAGAAAGTGAAGGAGGAATTGATTATGATTTTACTAATTGA